In Paenibacillus sp. G2S3, a single window of DNA contains:
- the xerS gene encoding tyrosine recombinase XerS, translated as MSVQKNDDRKKLDLKLPLMPWFVQQFIDYKRPDLSPSTLLEYIRDYESFFGWLRAEGLSQASSNTEITLLELETLHMDSIVGYRLHLTTRAEGTNTRVTVSRKLSALRSLFHYLSQIAEDENFYPLLKRNIMAKVEVKRTHKPKDTAAKLKGKILEDEELLEFVGYIFEGYGRDVEGNKQAYYSFQLNRERDACIASLILNSGLRVSEVVNLNVDDLDVNNKLIYVTRKGNNDETFKTPVYFREQAKDDLALYLSLRQSRYKTPKREKALFIALPNGRQEGKRMTKRAIQEMIIKYAKRFGKPYLTVHKLRHSFATDYYLQNDIYKTKEQLGHASTETTEIYAHLTDKTMSEAIERRLDS; from the coding sequence ATGAGCGTTCAAAAGAACGATGACCGAAAAAAACTGGATCTAAAGCTACCTCTCATGCCTTGGTTCGTTCAGCAGTTTATTGACTATAAGCGACCTGATCTATCCCCATCCACCCTCCTGGAGTACATTCGGGACTATGAGTCCTTTTTCGGATGGCTGCGTGCAGAAGGTCTCTCACAGGCCAGCTCCAACACAGAGATCACGCTACTTGAATTAGAAACCCTGCATATGGATAGTATTGTTGGATACCGCCTGCATCTTACTACCCGAGCAGAGGGAACCAATACACGTGTAACCGTGTCCCGTAAGTTGTCCGCATTACGCTCTTTGTTTCATTATTTAAGTCAAATTGCTGAGGACGAGAACTTCTATCCGTTGCTTAAACGAAATATTATGGCCAAGGTTGAAGTTAAACGAACACATAAACCTAAGGATACTGCTGCTAAATTAAAGGGCAAGATTCTAGAAGATGAGGAACTGCTGGAATTCGTGGGGTACATTTTCGAAGGATATGGAAGAGATGTTGAAGGAAACAAGCAGGCTTATTATTCCTTTCAATTAAATCGCGAACGCGATGCCTGTATTGCCAGCTTAATTCTGAATTCTGGCCTTCGTGTATCCGAAGTAGTCAATCTTAACGTGGATGATCTGGATGTTAACAACAAGCTCATTTATGTCACCCGAAAAGGGAACAATGATGAAACCTTCAAAACCCCTGTTTATTTTCGAGAACAAGCTAAGGATGATTTAGCCCTTTATTTAAGCCTACGTCAATCCCGATATAAAACGCCAAAGAGGGAAAAAGCATTGTTTATCGCTTTGCCCAACGGACGACAAGAAGGCAAACGCATGACCAAAAGAGCCATTCAAGAAATGATTATTAAATACGCAAAGCGCTTTGGTAAGCCCTATCTAACGGTACATAAGCTTCGGCACTCTTTTGCAACAGACTATTATCTGCAAAATGATATTTATAAAACGAAAGAACAGCTCGGGCATGCTTCCACAGAAACAACCGAAATCTATGCTCATCTAACGGACAAAACGATGTCTGAGGCGATTGAACGCCGTTTGGATAGTTAA
- a CDS encoding MFS transporter: MNQHLRHIHPLAWTIIVGTMFGRLVTSMSIPFLSIYLTQVLGATPTQTGITVAVSSLAGVMASFYGGYISDIVGRKIVMLISVFGWAAVFFGFSVAQHLWVFFLVNTLNGLCRSVFEPTSRALLSDITPAESKLLVFNLRYAAINLGVVFGPIIGVQLGSAESTFPFMIAGIVYVAYGLVLFVQFKLHRSTMESHTQAEPPRLLEALATTGRDRVFLPVLLGTIFCVLGYGHFGSTMAQYLAMNTHFTNGGQLFSYMLSLNAITVLVVQYPIVRTASKFSPIVPLILGNICVAFSLLLVGLAEGVALLMFSVVLFTIGEVLLFTMMDMLIDRIAKPEMKGTYFGTIGFNNLGSVIAPIFGGVLLDHYGAQNGLTIFLPLALTTAIGLPFLFVAHKRLTAREKLTHGVETNTVNG; this comes from the coding sequence ATGAATCAGCATCTAAGGCATATTCACCCATTAGCTTGGACTATCATTGTCGGTACAATGTTCGGACGTTTGGTAACTTCAATGAGCATTCCGTTCTTATCCATCTATTTAACTCAAGTCCTTGGAGCTACCCCCACCCAAACGGGGATTACGGTAGCCGTCAGCTCGTTGGCGGGCGTAATGGCCAGCTTCTACGGAGGATATATCTCGGATATTGTAGGCCGCAAAATCGTCATGTTAATCTCCGTATTCGGCTGGGCGGCGGTATTCTTCGGATTCTCTGTTGCACAACATCTGTGGGTGTTCTTCCTGGTGAACACCCTGAACGGATTATGCAGATCCGTTTTTGAGCCCACATCACGGGCACTTTTATCCGACATTACACCAGCTGAAAGTAAGCTGCTTGTATTCAATCTTAGATACGCTGCGATAAACCTTGGTGTTGTCTTTGGTCCGATTATTGGAGTGCAGCTCGGTTCTGCCGAATCTACGTTTCCCTTTATGATCGCTGGAATTGTATATGTTGCATACGGTCTTGTGTTATTCGTGCAATTCAAATTGCATCGTTCAACCATGGAGAGTCATACTCAAGCTGAACCACCACGTTTACTTGAAGCCTTGGCAACAACCGGTAGAGACCGTGTATTCTTGCCAGTTCTGCTCGGTACAATCTTTTGTGTACTAGGATACGGACATTTTGGCTCAACTATGGCGCAATATTTAGCAATGAACACCCATTTCACAAATGGTGGGCAATTATTTTCCTATATGTTGTCACTCAATGCCATCACAGTGCTCGTAGTACAGTATCCTATCGTACGTACTGCTAGTAAATTCTCACCGATTGTTCCATTGATTCTCGGGAATATCTGCGTTGCATTCAGTCTTCTCTTAGTAGGTTTGGCTGAAGGCGTAGCCCTTCTTATGTTCAGTGTGGTTCTGTTTACAATTGGGGAAGTTCTGCTCTTTACGATGATGGATATGTTAATTGATCGGATCGCAAAGCCAGAAATGAAAGGTACGTACTTCGGAACGATTGGCTTTAACAATTTGGGAAGTGTAATCGCGCCAATCTTCGGAGGTGTATTACTAGATCATTATGGAGCTCAGAACGGTCTTACGATCTTCCTGCCACTCGCTTTAACTACAGCTATAGGTCTTCCTTTTCTATTCGTAGCGCACAAGAGGCTTACTGCCAGAGAGAAGTTAACGCATGGTGTTGAGACTAACACGGTTAATGGATGA
- a CDS encoding GNAT family N-acetyltransferase gives MELGMELVPRERKQTISKLMQFYLYDFTRYLELDVDQDGIYPSYPGLESFWSSGNNKFAYLFKVGGQIAGFALVERLLRNPEGQFYMTEFFVMQKYRRSGVGTWAAHKLFDMYPGDWKVSQVRANTPARNFWHKVIGEYTNGEFQERFNPPQGNPSQYFNTLNNNRVNI, from the coding sequence ATGGAACTTGGAATGGAGCTGGTTCCCAGAGAGCGGAAACAGACGATAAGTAAACTAATGCAGTTCTATCTATATGATTTCACACGATACCTGGAGCTTGATGTAGACCAAGATGGAATATATCCGTCCTATCCGGGACTAGAATCTTTTTGGAGTAGTGGCAACAATAAGTTTGCGTATTTGTTCAAAGTAGGCGGACAAATTGCTGGTTTTGCTTTGGTAGAACGCTTGTTGCGTAACCCTGAGGGGCAATTTTATATGACTGAGTTTTTTGTAATGCAAAAATATCGTCGGAGCGGTGTTGGGACCTGGGCTGCGCATAAATTGTTTGATATGTACCCAGGCGACTGGAAGGTATCACAGGTACGCGCGAATACGCCAGCTCGTAATTTCTGGCATAAAGTGATTGGTGAGTACACAAATGGAGAATTTCAAGAGCGGTTTAATCCACCACAAGGCAATCCGAGCCAATACTTCAATACATTAAATAATAATAGGGTTAATATTTGA
- the glp gene encoding gephyrin-like molybdotransferase Glp: MTDQKFQRRALQVKEAQAKIIKFAKPLEPQEVFLNECCGRYLAEEVIAPHPFPAFNRSSMDGYAIIAADTNHCVNGQVVWLEMVDNIPCGAVASVDITSGTAARIMTGAEVPSGADTVVMLEVTETREEEGKTYIGIRKKQEAKSNITPMGLELSPGELVLTAGRLISAGDIAVLAAFGVHTVKVYRRPKVAIFATGTELLEVHEPLQPGKIRNSNSPMLEALVKEAGGDPVMLGSIVDDLELARSKVQMALETYDFVITTGGVSVGDYDIMGDLVREESGDMLFNKVTMRPGSVTTAAVRGGKLLLALSGNPGACFVGFQLFARPVIRLMQSASQPFLPEWSATLGTDYNRVNNFTRFVRARLEIRDGSLYAFPAGIDESSVMVTIKDSDCLIVVPPEEKGISAGAKVTIIKLPGEIRG, encoded by the coding sequence ATGACGGATCAAAAATTTCAGCGCAGAGCACTTCAAGTAAAAGAGGCACAAGCCAAAATAATCAAATTTGCTAAACCACTAGAGCCACAGGAGGTCTTTTTGAATGAGTGTTGTGGTCGTTATTTAGCTGAGGAAGTGATTGCGCCACATCCTTTTCCCGCGTTTAACCGTTCTAGCATGGATGGATATGCAATTATTGCAGCAGATACAAATCACTGTGTAAATGGACAAGTCGTATGGTTAGAAATGGTGGACAATATTCCATGTGGCGCTGTGGCATCGGTAGATATAACTTCGGGAACAGCAGCAAGGATAATGACTGGAGCAGAGGTGCCGTCAGGCGCAGACACTGTAGTTATGCTAGAAGTAACGGAGACACGTGAGGAGGAAGGAAAGACGTACATTGGTATTCGAAAGAAGCAGGAAGCAAAGTCTAATATCACACCGATGGGGCTGGAATTAAGCCCTGGTGAGCTAGTGCTGACAGCGGGGCGATTAATCTCTGCAGGGGATATAGCTGTTCTGGCAGCGTTTGGGGTACATACAGTGAAAGTCTATCGTCGGCCTAAGGTAGCTATCTTTGCGACAGGAACAGAGCTGCTGGAGGTGCATGAACCGCTACAGCCTGGCAAAATTCGCAACAGCAACTCACCTATGCTTGAAGCCTTAGTCAAAGAGGCAGGGGGGGACCCGGTGATGCTGGGATCTATTGTGGACGATCTGGAGCTGGCTCGAAGTAAAGTGCAGATGGCATTAGAAACTTATGATTTTGTAATCACAACGGGTGGAGTATCGGTAGGAGATTATGATATCATGGGCGATTTGGTACGTGAAGAGAGTGGAGATATGTTGTTTAATAAAGTAACGATGCGTCCTGGGAGCGTAACTACTGCTGCTGTTAGAGGTGGTAAGCTGCTATTAGCCTTATCAGGTAATCCAGGTGCTTGTTTCGTTGGGTTTCAATTGTTCGCACGTCCGGTTATTAGATTAATGCAGAGCGCGTCACAGCCATTCTTACCAGAATGGAGCGCCACACTGGGTACAGATTATAACAGAGTGAACAACTTTACTCGATTTGTTCGAGCGCGATTAGAGATCCGTGACGGCAGCCTTTATGCTTTTCCAGCAGGTATTGATGAATCTTCCGTGATGGTTACGATCAAGGATAGCGATTGTTTGATTGTTGTTCCACCAGAGGAAAAAGGAATATCTGCGGGAGCGAAAGTGACTATTATCAAGCTTCCGGGAGAAATACGCGGATAG
- a CDS encoding ABC transporter substrate-binding protein → MDHINNHFLCLAIAIPSPIDIGAAIPVTIDRLASILCCTPRNVKFILRKLEDQGFIHWQPGRGRGNISQLTFLRTIEEVLEDSFQELINKGKIKEAIELLSRGQVSDPLKERLLLVLNKQMGFRSETESTSGLDVLRITRNRHMEVLDPAYVYTAFESYLLGQIYSTLVTYDAASDTFLPGLAHMWEANEDCTSYIFYLRKGVRFHHGRIMTSRDVKETFQRLIDLNSPALSLYKDIERVEIEGDHRIRFELSRPNLFFLHMFSCIHMSILPHDVDLANEVSGTGPYRLLDLNEDVLVLAAFDYYYGIRPLLDRVEIWYLPEQASSERLYELPDSAKEGLLPNIICNHSIDYPALGCRYLLFNFHKEGVHQHQRFRQAIRILYSRAALITELGGNRSTPADSFLPWESSKRSIIEPSLEHAREVLVASGYQGETLTLATKDKKEEREEALWLQARAASVGLQIELCLLNEFNSADLKNTAEIFLAEEVLEDDWQWGMVNYFNNKRNYLFSLLSDDQILLFSDVLTDFTQSPKEERIRLLNQAEGLLRDNYWVLYGCHMNKKAQLNQSLFGLHTSSFGFLDISKLWIKTTSL, encoded by the coding sequence GTGGACCATATTAATAATCATTTTTTATGTTTAGCAATAGCCATCCCATCCCCAATAGATATAGGGGCAGCTATTCCTGTGACGATAGATAGACTGGCTTCGATTCTGTGCTGTACTCCTCGTAATGTAAAGTTTATTCTGCGAAAGCTTGAAGATCAGGGGTTTATACACTGGCAGCCGGGAAGAGGGCGTGGGAATATTTCGCAGCTAACTTTTCTACGAACGATTGAAGAGGTGCTGGAGGACAGCTTTCAGGAACTGATTAATAAGGGGAAGATTAAAGAAGCTATAGAGTTATTAAGTCGTGGTCAGGTTAGCGACCCATTAAAGGAACGGTTATTATTGGTGTTAAACAAGCAGATGGGCTTCCGTAGTGAAACTGAGTCGACATCAGGGTTGGACGTCTTGCGAATCACACGTAATCGGCATATGGAAGTGCTAGATCCAGCTTATGTATACACCGCGTTTGAATCCTACTTACTCGGACAAATTTATAGCACACTAGTTACTTATGATGCGGCAAGCGATACCTTTCTCCCCGGGTTAGCTCATATGTGGGAAGCCAATGAAGATTGTACAAGTTATATTTTCTATCTCCGTAAAGGTGTGCGGTTCCATCACGGCAGGATTATGACTTCGAGAGATGTAAAAGAGACCTTTCAGCGCCTTATAGATTTGAACAGTCCGGCATTAAGCCTGTACAAAGATATTGAACGAGTAGAGATAGAAGGAGATCACAGAATCAGGTTTGAGCTGTCTCGTCCGAATCTCTTTTTTCTCCACATGTTCAGCTGTATTCATATGTCGATTCTTCCTCATGACGTAGATCTCGCTAATGAAGTGAGTGGAACAGGACCCTATCGTTTACTAGATCTTAATGAAGATGTGCTAGTCCTCGCAGCATTTGATTATTATTACGGTATACGCCCGCTGCTAGATCGTGTGGAAATCTGGTATTTGCCAGAACAAGCTTCAAGTGAACGATTGTATGAACTACCAGACTCCGCCAAGGAAGGTTTATTACCTAATATCATCTGTAACCATAGTATTGATTACCCTGCCTTGGGATGCCGATATCTCTTGTTCAATTTCCATAAGGAAGGTGTTCATCAACATCAACGATTTCGGCAAGCCATACGAATCCTCTACAGTCGTGCTGCCTTAATTACGGAGTTAGGAGGGAACCGTAGTACCCCTGCGGATAGTTTTTTACCTTGGGAGAGCAGTAAGAGAAGCATTATTGAGCCTAGCTTGGAACACGCGAGAGAGGTTCTAGTGGCAAGTGGCTATCAGGGGGAAACGTTAACTTTAGCTACAAAGGATAAAAAAGAAGAGCGAGAAGAAGCCCTGTGGCTTCAAGCACGAGCAGCTTCAGTAGGTCTGCAAATTGAACTGTGTTTATTGAATGAGTTTAACTCAGCAGATTTAAAGAACACCGCAGAGATCTTCCTTGCTGAAGAGGTACTTGAAGATGATTGGCAGTGGGGAATGGTTAACTACTTTAATAATAAACGTAATTATCTATTTTCTCTGCTCAGTGACGATCAGATCTTGTTATTCTCAGATGTACTCACCGATTTCACGCAATCCCCTAAGGAAGAAAGAATTAGGTTGCTGAATCAAGCAGAAGGCTTGCTTAGAGATAACTATTGGGTGTTATATGGCTGTCATATGAATAAAAAAGCGCAGCTAAATCAAAGCTTGTTTGGACTTCACACCAGCTCATTCGGATTTCTGGATATCTCTAAACTGTGGATCAAAACTACAAGTCTTTAA
- a CDS encoding Gfo/Idh/MocA family oxidoreductase yields MNIGVLGTGFGAYHAQLWTTMDRVDKVIILGRNEAKLQELKQSLGVEITTHIDDIMLDSTIEVIDICLPSNLHRQYAVDALKHGKHVFCETPVCFNLEDALAMKEAEQLYDSRILVNQFIKFDPAYKYLYEATHNEKYGKLLSLTLKRETPPLWGDLGLHAIFTKLMIHELDFVTWMLGTMELHSVWGTDGSKSDQALVRAIFQQTNVSVEIVVSSQMPTSYPFSVGFEAYFEQGKLVYLESDNMNGTVESSLIEYTNVGKQELLLDPVNPYEKSLEHALQSLEEDTLSVIELEAAMQPIELAIWIGKKLV; encoded by the coding sequence ATGAATATAGGCGTATTGGGAACTGGGTTCGGAGCTTATCACGCGCAGTTATGGACGACAATGGATCGAGTAGACAAAGTAATTATCTTGGGTAGGAACGAAGCTAAGCTGCAGGAGCTAAAACAATCTTTAGGCGTTGAGATAACTACTCATATTGACGATATTATGCTTGATTCCACCATCGAAGTGATTGACATCTGTTTACCCTCTAATTTACATAGGCAATATGCTGTTGATGCGCTTAAGCATGGAAAACATGTATTCTGTGAGACACCCGTTTGCTTCAACTTAGAAGATGCCCTTGCGATGAAAGAAGCCGAACAACTGTATGATTCGCGAATTCTCGTCAACCAGTTTATTAAATTCGATCCTGCGTACAAATATCTTTATGAAGCGACTCATAATGAGAAATACGGAAAGCTTTTATCTCTCACCTTAAAAAGAGAAACGCCTCCCTTGTGGGGTGACCTCGGTCTACACGCTATCTTTACAAAGCTGATGATTCATGAATTGGATTTTGTGACCTGGATGCTGGGGACTATGGAGCTGCACTCGGTTTGGGGAACCGATGGTAGTAAAAGTGATCAAGCCTTAGTACGTGCGATTTTTCAACAAACTAATGTATCCGTAGAGATCGTTGTATCTTCACAAATGCCGACCTCCTATCCTTTTTCGGTAGGTTTTGAGGCTTATTTTGAACAGGGGAAACTTGTCTATCTAGAGAGTGACAACATGAATGGAACTGTTGAAAGCTCATTAATTGAGTATACCAATGTAGGTAAACAAGAACTTTTGTTAGATCCAGTTAATCCCTATGAAAAAAGTTTGGAGCATGCACTCCAGTCTCTAGAGGAGGATACTTTGTCGGTCATTGAGTTAGAGGCTGCCATGCAGCCAATAGAATTAGCCATTTGGATTGGAAAAAAGCTTGTATAA
- a CDS encoding WYL domain-containing protein — MRLHRLIAILLLVESRGKMKANDLAQALETSVRSIYRDIDVLAEAGIPLLSTPGPNGGISLMDGYTVNLNQLHGEDVINLYLTGMGIHTGGHTQSGLKLKSTLLKLEKTLPASYQADIQKAQRRFYFDDTPWWSERVEIHCLEVIRTAVWRTHKLWIEYHKINGVISIRKVQPYGLVVKKEEWYLIAYCEEVEQIRTFKCERIASTQLIDEEYAIPQDFSLDGHWKQQERGFKQTCKEEEIYPVLIRTNKSREASIHGLEIMNRVEEGDQITLTVNMFSYDSACTNVWGILGQAEIVEPLKLRQYVKVQANLLQGIYN, encoded by the coding sequence ATGCGCTTGCACCGTTTAATTGCAATTTTATTATTAGTGGAATCGAGAGGGAAGATGAAGGCTAATGACCTAGCTCAAGCCTTGGAAACCTCCGTACGTTCTATCTATAGAGACATTGATGTACTTGCTGAAGCTGGAATACCACTGTTATCTACGCCGGGACCGAATGGTGGCATCTCCTTGATGGACGGGTATACAGTTAACCTAAATCAGCTTCATGGAGAAGATGTAATCAATCTATATCTAACGGGAATGGGGATCCATACTGGCGGTCATACTCAGTCCGGATTAAAGCTAAAGTCAACCCTGTTGAAATTAGAAAAAACATTACCCGCTTCCTATCAGGCGGATATCCAGAAGGCACAAAGACGATTTTATTTCGATGATACGCCTTGGTGGTCAGAACGTGTAGAAATCCATTGTCTGGAAGTGATTCGAACTGCCGTATGGAGAACTCATAAACTATGGATAGAGTACCACAAGATTAACGGAGTCATTTCGATCAGGAAAGTACAGCCCTATGGTCTTGTTGTGAAAAAAGAAGAGTGGTATCTTATAGCCTACTGTGAAGAAGTCGAACAAATTCGCACGTTTAAATGTGAGCGAATCGCCTCTACGCAGCTTATAGACGAAGAGTATGCTATCCCTCAGGACTTCTCTTTAGATGGGCACTGGAAGCAGCAGGAGAGGGGATTTAAGCAAACTTGTAAAGAGGAAGAGATCTACCCGGTATTAATTAGAACGAATAAGAGCCGAGAGGCTTCTATACACGGGCTGGAGATCATGAATAGGGTAGAGGAAGGAGATCAAATAACCCTTACTGTAAATATGTTTAGCTATGATAGTGCATGTACGAATGTTTGGGGGATACTTGGTCAAGCCGAGATTGTGGAACCTTTGAAACTGAGACAATATGTGAAAGTACAGGCGAATTTGCTACAGGGGATTTATAATTAG
- a CDS encoding YjcZ family sporulation protein, whose translation MGEFAGGYGGFTNTGAILVLFILLVIITKTLCL comes from the coding sequence ATGGGCGAATTCGCAGGAGGATACGGTGGATTTACTAACACAGGAGCTATTTTGGTTCTGTTTATCCTGTTGGTTATCATCACAAAAACTCTTTGTCTGTAA
- a CDS encoding RNA polymerase sigma factor, whose protein sequence is MEEIDIGKRFVNGGEDELEEIINLYGEKLLRYATAILCDYHEAENIVQEVFLSAYQNRNIFDGNNLSAWLYKITYNHCLNQLKKRKIHYFHDIRSEVVLPEKDKGLSDEMLRALQKLKPMERALLYGRIMDGQSYEELSQLTGSSPAALRKQYQRAKDKIVKYLNIAYGRKESNYGQI, encoded by the coding sequence ATGGAGGAAATAGACATTGGAAAAAGGTTTGTTAATGGCGGAGAAGATGAACTGGAAGAGATAATCAATCTCTATGGTGAAAAACTCCTTCGCTATGCAACGGCGATTCTATGTGATTATCATGAAGCAGAAAATATTGTACAAGAAGTCTTTCTTTCAGCCTATCAAAATCGGAATATTTTTGATGGCAATAACCTATCCGCATGGTTGTACAAAATTACATATAATCACTGTTTAAATCAACTAAAAAAGCGTAAGATCCATTATTTTCATGATATTCGTAGTGAAGTAGTTTTACCAGAGAAAGATAAAGGTTTGAGTGATGAGATGCTTCGTGCGTTACAGAAGCTTAAACCTATGGAACGTGCCTTGTTATATGGGCGGATTATGGATGGGCAGAGTTACGAGGAACTATCTCAGCTTACAGGAAGTTCTCCAGCTGCATTACGCAAACAATATCAACGGGCTAAAGATAAAATAGTTAAATATCTTAATATTGCATATGGTAGAAAGGAGTCTAACTATGGGCAAATTTAA
- a CDS encoding DUF4178 domain-containing protein, whose amino-acid sequence MSIWKRIGNLFSKPVPQEVQKSMLNLSPGDICEVSLVTYEVTGRTHNRGRNAVVLTLRDGSQIAYLHIEEREQLQYGLYKPIDGRLDNPAEVPTTLELDDYTFFLEEEYEGYVAVAGQTPFMNGGEQHVWQYQSDDSRLLRVEWQHGRFMLYEGEKVIPGDVKVIRAS is encoded by the coding sequence TTGAGTATATGGAAGCGTATAGGTAATCTTTTCTCCAAACCAGTGCCTCAGGAAGTTCAGAAAAGTATGCTTAATTTGTCTCCCGGAGACATCTGTGAAGTATCGCTCGTTACCTACGAGGTAACCGGTAGGACCCATAATCGTGGACGAAATGCGGTAGTACTGACATTAAGAGATGGTAGTCAAATTGCCTATTTGCATATTGAGGAGCGGGAACAGCTACAATATGGATTGTATAAACCCATCGATGGGCGCTTAGATAATCCTGCTGAAGTTCCAACAACACTTGAGCTGGATGATTATACATTTTTTCTGGAGGAAGAGTATGAAGGATATGTTGCTGTTGCTGGCCAAACCCCTTTTATGAATGGCGGAGAGCAGCATGTATGGCAATATCAATCAGATGATTCTCGACTTCTGCGTGTAGAGTGGCAACATGGACGATTCATGCTTTATGAAGGGGAAAAAGTAATTCCTGGAGATGTGAAGGTAATTAGAGCATCCTAG
- a CDS encoding stalk domain-containing protein: protein MKKKVVTTLCGTMILLVGMGTGVFASSHLQEIKALLNGDLKIRVNGEITTLKDGNGKAVLPITYKGTTYLPVRSVSELLDVPVNYDGTAKEVIIGEQQAGVPVKQEEFNTSLHTKDPALTKYGGKNYKEVLYSAPNSNIKYTALSPNGRYQKLVLQFAAVGKEVESLEIRDNDKNVLLKKVEKISPNSDLQTIEVDISGVKNITINVTQAVDGGFIIPLDTSIYK, encoded by the coding sequence ATGAAGAAGAAGGTTGTTACGACTTTATGCGGTACTATGATACTTTTAGTGGGCATGGGCACAGGTGTTTTCGCGAGCTCGCATCTCCAAGAAATTAAAGCGTTGTTAAACGGAGATTTAAAAATCAGAGTGAACGGGGAGATTACCACTCTCAAAGATGGCAATGGCAAAGCGGTGCTTCCCATTACTTATAAAGGAACTACGTATCTTCCGGTACGATCTGTTTCTGAGCTGCTGGATGTTCCGGTGAATTATGACGGGACAGCCAAAGAGGTGATTATTGGCGAACAGCAGGCAGGCGTTCCCGTGAAGCAGGAGGAGTTTAACACCAGTCTGCATACCAAGGACCCTGCACTGACCAAATACGGCGGCAAGAATTATAAGGAAGTTCTTTACAGCGCACCTAATTCCAATATTAAATATACCGCGCTCAGCCCTAACGGCAGATATCAGAAGCTTGTTCTGCAATTCGCTGCAGTCGGCAAGGAAGTGGAGTCTCTTGAAATTAGGGATAATGACAAAAATGTGCTCCTTAAAAAAGTAGAGAAGATTTCGCCTAATAGTGATCTCCAGACGATTGAGGTAGATATTTCTGGAGTAAAGAACATCACAATAAATGTGACACAAGCTGTTGACGGCGGGTTCATTATTCCGCTAGATACTTCAATTTACAAGTAA
- a CDS encoding TetR/AcrR family transcriptional regulator produces MTKEQRQMREREEMKKRILEATASLISEEGIEKLSIRKIAEKIEYSPGIIYHYFQGKDEIVVRYLQQKYTDMVDGLQSVQRKAEHELPPEMLLRQSLEQWIRMTLSTSVEYRNVMLNDTPAVLSYTAVLFKGAAQERKAIGMLCQCLSRFESKELHKESSIELTSQVIWSAAFGLIMRLIVEKDLPEEQVEALISCYLNSMVSIATRDIRAPLTQ; encoded by the coding sequence ATGACTAAAGAACAACGGCAAATGCGTGAACGTGAGGAAATGAAGAAAAGGATATTAGAGGCTACGGCTTCGTTGATATCAGAGGAGGGTATTGAGAAACTATCCATCCGCAAAATTGCTGAGAAAATCGAGTACTCTCCGGGAATTATTTATCATTACTTTCAGGGGAAAGATGAAATTGTAGTGAGATATTTGCAACAGAAATATACAGATATGGTTGACGGGCTTCAGTCCGTACAACGAAAGGCAGAGCATGAACTGCCACCAGAGATGCTTTTGAGACAATCACTTGAGCAATGGATCAGGATGACCCTGTCCACAAGTGTAGAATACCGTAATGTAATGCTGAACGATACACCGGCTGTCCTTAGTTACACAGCTGTTCTATTTAAGGGAGCTGCTCAGGAGCGTAAAGCGATTGGTATGCTCTGCCAATGTCTCTCTAGGTTTGAATCGAAAGAACTACATAAAGAATCTTCGATAGAGCTTACTTCTCAAGTGATATGGAGCGCTGCGTTCGGATTAATTATGCGTTTGATTGTGGAAAAGGACTTGCCTGAAGAACAGGTCGAAGCACTGATTTCTTGTTATTTGAATTCAATGGTTTCAATAGCAACCAGGGATATCCGTGCGCCTTTAACACAGTAG